CACGAAGTTCATCAGCCCGGCCGCCCGCCGCGCCACCGTGTGGCCCTCCACCCACAGGAGGCGGCCGTGGGCGTCGCAGACGGCCAGGAGATGTTCCCCGTCCGTGGCGTACGCCCCCATCAGTTCACGGATCACAGGCATCGCGCGGGCCAACGGGTGCGCCGCCCGGTAAGGACCCAGCTCGTCCGGGCCGAGCTCGACGACGGGGGCCTCGTCCGGGCTGACCCTCGCGCGCGCCGAGCGCCGCCACGACGCGCCGACGACCGCGCGCACCGGCCGCTCCAGCCGACCCGCCGAGGTGAACACATCGTGGGCGCGGCGCAGCGCGCCGCTCCGTTCACCGGGATCGGTATCCGCCGCCAGGGCCACCCAGGGATCCGTCAACTCACCCTCCCGTCCAGGGCCGTCGTGCTCTCCCATCGTCGTCCCCGTCGGCCTCCGCGACAACCTCGGTGCGGAGAGTCATCACCACCGGTGGCGGGGGAGAGGGCTCAGGCGGCGTCGCGGACGAGCCGGAGGTAGCGCTCCCAGTCCCAGTGGACGCCCGGGTCGGTGTGGTCGCTACCCGGTACCTCGTGGTGGCCGACGATGTGCTCCCGGTCCTGGGGGATGCCGTGACGTTCGCAGATGTCGGCGGTGAGCCCGGCGGACCGCAGGTACATGACGTCCGTGAAGAACTCAGGGCGGTCCACCCACCCTTCGTGCTCGATACCGATGCTCCGGGTGTTCCAGCTCCAGTTGCCCGCGTGCCAGGCGATGTCCTTCTCCCGTACGCACTGGGCGACATGGCCGTCGCCGGAGCGCACCACGTAGTGGGCCGACACCTGCTTGGAGGGGGTGCGGAAGATACCGGCGGTCGGCGTGAACAACTGCTGGGCGACATGGATGACGACACGGTCGATGCGGCGCTCGGAAGGGCGGGAGGGGACGGTGTAGTTGGCGGGGGCGGCCGGAACCCAGAGGGCCGTCGCGTAGT
This sequence is a window from Streptomyces parvus. Protein-coding genes within it:
- a CDS encoding N-acetylmuramoyl-L-alanine amidase; translated protein: MNRRRIIQYAAATMGAAAVLPSSVRAVAAPKGPTDYATALWVPAAPANYTVPSRPSERRIDRVVIHVAQQLFTPTAGIFRTPSKQVSAHYVVRSGDGHVAQCVREKDIAWHAGNWSWNTRSIGIEHEGWVDRPEFFTDVMYLRSAGLTADICERHGIPQDREHIVGHHEVPGSDHTDPGVHWDWERYLRLVRDAA